The window TGCTTGCGGACATTGTCCAGGGCGGCCCCGACGGCCGAGGCCAGCTCCCGCGCGGAGGCCGGCGGCAGCACCACGGGCGCCCCGGGCTCGGCGAGGCTGACCCGGGACCCGGCGTAGGGAGCGAGCAGCGCGCGCAGGTCCAACGGCCCGTCGTCGTCCGCCTCTTCCTCCACGGCTCGTGCGACCGCGTCCTGCGACACCCGCGGCACGGGCGTCAGACCGCCGGAGACCAGCGTGCGCAGCGCCACCTCCTGCTCACCGGCGAGGCGCCCCAGCTCGGCCGCCTCACCGCCGATGACGGCACCGCGCCGCTGCACCATGGCGAGCACCTGGAGCACGCTGTCGTGGATGTCCCGGGCGAGCCGCTCGCGTTCCCTGGTCGCGGCCTCGATCTCCAGGGCGCGGGCGAGGGTGCGCTCGGAGGCGCGGGCGACCTCGACGACGTAGCCGATGGCGATGGAGGCGACCCAGACGAGGATCACCGCGTGGACGGTGTCGCGGGCCGGGGTGCCGCGGTGGACGAGGTTGGCGACGGCGACCAGCGTGGAGGCGAAGGCCGCCCAGCGCCAGCCGCCCTTGATGGCGAACGCCAGCACCGAGCCGGCCGTCCATATCGACGGCAGCGTCGGACTGCCCGACTCGATGTGCGCGGCCGAGTCGGCGACCCGCGTGAGGAGGATGCCGACGAGCGCGATGGTCAGATCTGCGGTGAGGAAACGCTTGGTGCAGGCGGCCGCGTTGGCGATCTTGGGCAGGGTCGCAAAGGTCCACACGGTCAGTACGGCGAAGTAGACGACGGCGACCCAGGGGCGGGCGAACTCGTCGTAGGCGCTGACGAACAGACCGATCGCGTACAGCAGGGTGAGGATCCGGTAGCCCATGAGCGCACGCCACAGCGGCTGCTCGACCGACATCCTCAGGACTTTCTCGCCCTTGGCCAACTCCCCCACCCCCCGAACCAGGCTGCCGTGTCTAGGACTCGGACTTTTCCTTTTCCGTCTGATCCTTCTCGGCCTTCGCGAGGGCGGCCTTGGCGGCCTTCTCCGCTTCCTTCTCGGCCTTCGCCGCGTCCGCGATCTGACGCTTGGCGGCGGTGGCGTACATGTCGACGTACTCCTGGCCGGAGAGCTTCATGATCTCGTACATGACCTCGTCGGTCACGGCGCGCAGGACGAAGCGGTCGTGCTCCATGCCCTGGTACCGGCTGAAGTCCAGGGGCTTGCCGATCCGGATACCCGGGCGCATCAGTTTGGGCATGACC of the Streptomyces sp. NBC_00287 genome contains:
- the macS gene encoding MacS family sensor histidine kinase — protein: MSVEQPLWRALMGYRILTLLYAIGLFVSAYDEFARPWVAVVYFAVLTVWTFATLPKIANAAACTKRFLTADLTIALVGILLTRVADSAAHIESGSPTLPSIWTAGSVLAFAIKGGWRWAAFASTLVAVANLVHRGTPARDTVHAVILVWVASIAIGYVVEVARASERTLARALEIEAATRERERLARDIHDSVLQVLAMVQRRGAVIGGEAAELGRLAGEQEVALRTLVSGGLTPVPRVSQDAVARAVEEEADDDGPLDLRALLAPYAGSRVSLAEPGAPVVLPPASARELASAVGAALDNVRKHAGEHARAWILVEDDPDSVIVTVRDDGPGIPEGRLAQAEGEGRLGVALSIRGRLRDIGGSAELISVPGQGTEVELKVPKQLSRGIR